Proteins found in one Magnolia sinica isolate HGM2019 chromosome 5, MsV1, whole genome shotgun sequence genomic segment:
- the LOC131247110 gene encoding phospholipase A1-Ialpha2, chloroplastic-like produces the protein MARSVFVSNSSLLQPTCLPQQISRQFSMLERGVLSDRQSGKASIAAPIATINSEMRSGTIVAPVVVTKATTSFNLARMWREIQGSNDWEDLVEPLNPLLREEIIRYGEFVAACYKAFDLHPRSKRYLNCKYGKNSMLKEVGMEGCGYRVTKYIYATPNINIPIQNWTSCSRWIGYVAVSSDDQVKRLGRRDVVIAFRGTVTNSEWIANFMSSLTTARLDPQNPRLDVKVELGFLNLYTSADDSTSKFGHGSCREQLLSEISRIKNEYKNEQLSITVAGHSMGSALALLLAYDITELGLNKTQSDHGIPTTVYSFGGPRVGNSSFKERCKELGAKVLRIVNVNDPITKLPGVFLNENFRVLGGRYELPWSSSCYAHVGVEIALNFIKMQNPSCVHDMETYIDLLRCPERVPVHRGEPDFLNKAREFFSAEKLERWPWKNSARNKDNLV, from the coding sequence ATGGCTCGGAGTGTTTTTGTGTCAAACTCATCTCTTTTGCAACCAACGTGCCTGCCCCAGCAAATATCAAGGCAGTTCTCTATGCTTGAGAGGGGTGTATTGTCAGATCGACAATCAGGAAAGGCTTCTATAGCGGCACCGATTGCAACAATAAATTCCGAGATGAGATCTGGTACTATAGTTGCACCAGTGGTGGTGACAAAGGCCACAACTAGTTTCAATTTGGCTCGCATGTGGAGAGAGATTCAAGGTTCAAATGATTGGGAAGATCTTGTTGAGCCATTGAATCCACTCCTCCGAGAAGAGATCATAAGGTATGGAGAATTTGTCGCAGCATGCTACAAGGCATTCGATCTCCACCCAAGATCAAAACGCTACTTGAATTGTAAGTATGGAAAGAATAGCATGTTGAAAGAAGTTGGCATGGAGGGTTGTGGTTACAGGGTAACCAAGTACATCTATGCAACCCCCAACATAAATATTCCCATCCAAAATTGGACTTCTTGTAGCCGTTGGATTGGATATGTCGCAGTCTCTTCTGATGATCAAGTCAAGAGGCTGGGAAGAAGAGATGTAGTCATAGCCTTCCGTGGAACTGTTACAAACAGTGAATGGATTGCGAATTTCATGAGTTCATTGACTACTGCGCGGTTAGACCCTCAAAATCCACGGCTCGACGTTAAGGTGGAGTTGGGCTTTCTGAACTTGTATACTTCAGCTGATGATAGCACTTCCAAGTTCGGCCATGGAAGTTGTCGAGAACAGCTTCTATCTGAAATATCACGAATTAAAAATGAGTACAAGAATGAGCAGCTGAGCATTACAGTGGCTGGACATAGCATGGGAAGTGCTCTAGCCTTGCTTCTTGCATATGATATTACAGAGCTTGGGTTGAACAAAACCCAATCAGACCATGGAATACCCACTACAGTTTACTCATTTGGGGGGCCGAGGGTTGGGAATTCCAGCTTCAAGGAGAGATGCAAAGAACTTGGAGCGAAGGTTCTGAGGATAGTGAATGTGAATGACCCCATCACCAAGCTTCCTGGGGTTTTTCTCAATGAGAATTTTAGGGTTCTAGGAGGAAGATATGAGCTTCCTTGGAGTTCTTCATGTTATGCCCATGTGGGAGTTGAGATAGCTCTTAATTTTATCAAGATGCAAAACCCTTCATGTGTTCATGACATGGAGACTTACATTGACCTATTGAGATGCCCTGAAAGGGTGCCAGTTCATAGGGGTGAGCCTGATTTTCTCAACAAGGCTAGGGAATTCTTCAGTGCAGAAAAGCTGGAAAGGTGGCCATGGAAAAATTCTGCAAGAAACAAGGATAACTTGGTTTAA